CTGTTTGTACAGTCGATCCACAATTTCTCGCTCAGAAGGAACCGTCCTTTTATTGCCCAGAATTGCGCAGCCATGCCGGCTTCGCTGCTGGAAGGTCTTCTGTTCGGAACGGTCAAAGGGAGTTTCACAGGGGCCGAGAATCGGCCGGGTTTGTTTGAGCTGGCGGATGGGGGAACCCTGTTTCTTGACGAAATCAACTCGATGCCGCTGGAGCTTCAGGTGAAGCTGCTTCGCGTGCTGCAGGAAGGGTATGTGCGCAGAATCGGGGACACGAAAGTGACGCCTGTAAATGTGAGGGTTCTGGCGGCCACCAACAGCGATCCGCTGGAGGCGATCCAAAAAGGGCTTCTGCGGGCAGACCTTTATTACAGACTGAACGTGGTTTCCCTGCACCTGCCAAGACTGGCGGAGCGCAAGGAAGATATCCGTCTGCTGACCCGGCATTTTCTGGAGTTGTACAATGAACGGTTTCACAAACGGGTTGACAGGCTGACACCGGAGGTGGAGCGCTGCTTTCAGCTCTACCATTGGCCCGGAAATGTGCGGGAACTGCAGCATGCAATAGAAAGTGCTATGAATCTCGTTCGGGAGGATACGATTGGAATCGAGTTGATTCCGCCCCAAATTGCACAGGAGGCGGGTGTTCAACGGAAGCATGCCGCTGGCTCAGATGGCTCCGGCAACTCAACTGCCAAGGGGCTCGGCGTGCTGGAAGAATTTGAAGCATCGGGTTTGTCGCTGCGGGAGTATCTGGATCGGGTGGAACGAACGATCATTGAGCGGTGGCTGGAACGAACCAAAGGAAATGTGGTGCAGGCAGCCAAGCGGCTCGGCATGCCTCGTCAGACCCTGCAGTATCGGGTCGGCAGGGGGAGAAACAAGGAATAGCGGTAAATTGGTTTTCAGGCTATCGAAAAATCCTCTATTGAGTACTTTTCTTCAGAAGTTGTTTGCGGATTTTGGATCCGCTTTTTTTGTTTTTGAGTCTGATACTCAAATTAAGAGACTTTGGTGCCCTTATTTCATACGGATAAAATGTTTTTTCTGAATAAGGGATCCCAAGGTGCTTATTCGATCAAATTTATATTCCCCGTTGGTACCAACGTTCAAATAGATACTTGAAAATCTCTTATTCCTGAAATCCTCATTTCTAGGCAGTCAATAAGAGCCTCAAAATCACCTATTCCAAAATTGTTTAGGCCTCGTATTGCAGCGGGCCTTTTTTTGTGCCGAAAATTTAGCATTTTTCTTTGGCATGATTGTTGCAATATTTAGTTGGTACGACGGGCTTTCTCGTGTAGTAGGGCGGTCTTTTGGGGGGGCGCCCGAAGAACAATGCCGCAGGGGGTGCTTCATGAAAAAGGGGAGTCGATACGGATTGCACAGATCCCTTGAACCGAAGGGGGTCTTGCCGCAACCGGCATGGCGGGTGGACAACAGTATGGAGGTTTGGAGCAATGAAATCCTGATCGATGTGGAAACTCTCAACATCGATTCGGCTTCCTTCCGGCAGATTCGGGAAGAAGCGGGTGATGATGAAGAGCGGATCGGCATGATCATGCAGCGGATTGTAAAGGAGCGGGGGAAGCATCACAACCCGGTAACCGGGTCCGGCGGCATGCTGATTGGACACGTTGCGGAAATTGGCGAGGATCTGCGGGACCGGAGCCAGCTTCAAGCTGGTGACCGGATTGCCACTCTGGTTTCCCTCTCCCTGACCCCTCTTGTGATTGAGGAAATCCTCCATGTGAATAAGAAAACGGGGCAAGTGGACATTCGCGGGAAGGCGATTCTGTTCGAAAGCGGGCTCTATGCCAAACTGTCAGATGATATGCCATTGAAGATATCGCTGGCTGTGCTCGATGTGTGCGGGGCACCTGCGCAAACCCGCAAACTGGTTCAACCGGGCCAGACGGTTGCGGTATTGGGCGCTTTCGGAAAATCCGGCCTTCTGGTATTGAAACAGGCTCGCAAGAATTTGGGGATACGGGGACGGCTGATTGCAATTGACCGTGGGGAGGCGGGATGTGGACTGCTGCAGCGTCTGGGTTGGGCAGACTTTGTGCTGGATGTGGATGCAACCGATCCGATTGCCGTCATGGAAGCGGTGGCCGCAGTTACAAACGGTGCGATGGCCGATTTGACAATCAATTGCGTGAATGTGTCAGGCACCGAGATGTCATGTATCCTGTCGACCAAAGATGAGGGGACTGTTTACTTTTTCTCGATGGCCACGTCTTTCGCCGCCGCCGCTTTGGGGGCGGAAGGTGTGGGCAAGGATGTGCGGATGCTGATTGGCAGCGGATACACAAAAGGGCATGCGGAGCTGGCCCTGCAACTGGTGAGGGAAGACCCGAATCTGTACGAGGTTTTCAAAGAACGTTACGGTGGCTGACCGACACACCATCTGAGGGGGAGGATGGCAATGAGCCAAACTGTGAATGAAGCGAAGAAACAGCGTCATTTCCGAGATATTGAACTGTGGAAAGACGTGACTGACGAGCAGTGGAACGATTGGATGTGGCAGTTGACCCATACGATCAATAGCCTGGACCAGCTGGGAAAGGTCATCAACCTTACGGAGAAGGAGATCGAGGGGATCAAGCATGTGAAAGAGACGATTTCACTGCGGATCACCCCCTACTATGCGATGTTGATGGACCCGGATGATCCCAACTGTCCGATCCGGATGCAGGCGGTACCTCTGTCGGACGAGATGACCCGTTCCCCCTATGACATGGAGGACCCTCTGCATGAGGACGAGGACGCTCCCGCGCCGGGACTGACCCACCGGTATCCGGATCGGGTGCTGTTTCTGATCACCAATCAGTGTTCCATGTATTGCAGACATTGTACACGCCGCCGTTTCTCGGGAGTTCCGGGGCAATCGGTGCCAAAGCAGCAGTTGGATGAGGCCATCAGTTACATCGGGCGGACGCCGCAAGTGCGGGATGTGCTGTTGTCGGGCGGAGACGGGCTGCTGGTCAACGATAAAACACTGGAATACATCATCTCCAACCTGCGGGCGATTCCCCATGTGGAAATCATTCGGATCGGCACACGGGCACCGGTGGTGTTTCCCCAACGAATCACCGACAATCTGTTGAATATGCTGCGAAAGTACCATCCCGTCTGGATCAACACCCATTTTAACCATCCGGCGGAACTGACACCGGAAGCAAAAGCGGCCTGCGGGAAGATTGTGGATGCAGGCATCCCCTTGGGCAATCAAACCGTCCTGATGCGGGGGGTCAATGACTGTGCACACATTATGAAGAAGCTGATGCATGAACTGGTAAAGGTTCGGGTACGTCCGTATTACATCTATCAGTGCGACCTGTCTGATGGAATCCAGCACTTCCGCACAACGGTCTCCAAAGGGCTTGAGATCATGGAACAACTGCGCGGACATACATCCGGTTATGCCGTACCCACGTTTGTCGTGGATGCCCCGGGAGGCGGCGGAAAAGTGCCCGTGATGCCGCAGTATTTGATCTCCCAGGGCCACGGCAAGGTGGTGCTGCGGAACTTTGAGGGTGTCATCTCTGTGTACCATGAACCCACCTACGAGGACAAAGGCTGTCCACCCACCTGCACGCATGACAGGAACGAAGAGACGATAGGGGTTGCCAAGCTGCTGAACGATCAGGCGCTGGGCCTCGAGCCCGGAGGGCTGAAGCGGGCAGACCGGCGTTCCCACCGGAAACCGTCCAACAAATAAGGCGGGGAGTCCAGGTAATGCGGTTCGTTCCAAGCAAACATGCCGATGGCGGGAGGGTCGCCCATGCTGTTTGAACATGTGAGGGCCGCGGGCATCAAGCGGTTGGCAATCGTCGGAATTGCGAAACATGCGGGAAAAACGACAGCCCTGAATACGATAGTAGCGGAAGCCGCTGAGGCGGGTATCCCTCTGTCTCTGCAAAGCATTGGGGTGGACGGGGAACGCTTTGACGCATTGATCAAGGCTGCCAAGCCTGCTGTGCA
The DNA window shown above is from Effusibacillus lacus and carries:
- a CDS encoding L-erythro-3,5-diaminohexanoate dehydrogenase, with product MKKGSRYGLHRSLEPKGVLPQPAWRVDNSMEVWSNEILIDVETLNIDSASFRQIREEAGDDEERIGMIMQRIVKERGKHHNPVTGSGGMLIGHVAEIGEDLRDRSQLQAGDRIATLVSLSLTPLVIEEILHVNKKTGQVDIRGKAILFESGLYAKLSDDMPLKISLAVLDVCGAPAQTRKLVQPGQTVAVLGAFGKSGLLVLKQARKNLGIRGRLIAIDRGEAGCGLLQRLGWADFVLDVDATDPIAVMEAVAAVTNGAMADLTINCVNVSGTEMSCILSTKDEGTVYFFSMATSFAAAALGAEGVGKDVRMLIGSGYTKGHAELALQLVREDPNLYEVFKERYGG
- the ablA gene encoding lysine 2,3-aminomutase, which codes for MSQTVNEAKKQRHFRDIELWKDVTDEQWNDWMWQLTHTINSLDQLGKVINLTEKEIEGIKHVKETISLRITPYYAMLMDPDDPNCPIRMQAVPLSDEMTRSPYDMEDPLHEDEDAPAPGLTHRYPDRVLFLITNQCSMYCRHCTRRRFSGVPGQSVPKQQLDEAISYIGRTPQVRDVLLSGGDGLLVNDKTLEYIISNLRAIPHVEIIRIGTRAPVVFPQRITDNLLNMLRKYHPVWINTHFNHPAELTPEAKAACGKIVDAGIPLGNQTVLMRGVNDCAHIMKKLMHELVKVRVRPYYIYQCDLSDGIQHFRTTVSKGLEIMEQLRGHTSGYAVPTFVVDAPGGGGKVPVMPQYLISQGHGKVVLRNFEGVISVYHEPTYEDKGCPPTCTHDRNEETIGVAKLLNDQALGLEPGGLKRADRRSHRKPSNK
- a CDS encoding sigma-54 interaction domain-containing protein, with protein sequence MLHAILGSIDEGIHAVNRDGITVFYNEVAGKLDGLVPEEVIGKHVLDVFPSLGPDTSTLLQVLATGKPVDHVKQTYTNVHGKAVHTVNSTMPIFSRGQLIGALEVAKDLTQVKELAEKLIDLQASLISQRKAKPRQKLEARYTFDDIITCNPRMIELKELAARASSTDSSVLVCGETGTGKELFVQSIHNFSLRRNRPFIAQNCAAMPASLLEGLLFGTVKGSFTGAENRPGLFELADGGTLFLDEINSMPLELQVKLLRVLQEGYVRRIGDTKVTPVNVRVLAATNSDPLEAIQKGLLRADLYYRLNVVSLHLPRLAERKEDIRLLTRHFLELYNERFHKRVDRLTPEVERCFQLYHWPGNVRELQHAIESAMNLVREDTIGIELIPPQIAQEAGVQRKHAAGSDGSGNSTAKGLGVLEEFEASGLSLREYLDRVERTIIERWLERTKGNVVQAAKRLGMPRQTLQYRVGRGRNKE